One Skermanella pratensis genomic window, GCCACGGGCGTCAGGCTGGCGTCCGGCGAGGAGATCGCCGCCGACATCGTCGTGTCCAACGCCGACAGCGCCTGGACCTACCGCCACCTGATCGCGCCGGAAGCCCGCAAGCGCTGGACCGACCGCCGGATCGACCGCGCCCGCTATTCCATGAGCCTGTTCGTCTGGTACTTCGGCACCCGCCGCCGCTACGAGGATGTCGCCCACCATACGATCCTGCTCGGCCCGCGCTACCGCGAGCTGCTGGACGACATTTTCCGGCGGAAGATCCTGGCCCAGGACTTCAGCCTCTACCTGCACCGGCCGACCGCGACCGACCCGTCGCTGGCCCCCGACGGCTGCGACGCCTTCTACGTGCTGTCCCCCGTTCCCCACCTGGACAGCGGCACCCGCTGGGACGAGACGGCGGAGACCTACCGCCGCGCCATAGAGCGCCACCTGGGCGAAACCCTGCTTCCCGGCCTCCAGGGTCAGATCGTCACGTCCCGCATGCTGACCCCCAGGATTTCCAGGACCGCCTGCTCTCGGTGCGCGGAGCCGCGTTCGGGCTGGAGCCGGTGCTGACCCAAAGCGCCTGGTTCCGCCCGCATAACAAAAGCGAGGATATCGAGCGGCTGTATCTGGTGGGGGCCGGGACCCATCCCGGTGCGGGACTGCCGGGCGTGCTGTCGTCGGCCCGCGTCCTGGACAAGGTGGTGCCGCATGCGGCCGTCCTGGTCTAGCCCCGGGACCGGGCCGGTCACGGCCGCCGATTTCGCGGCTTGCCGCCGGTTGCTCATGAACGCTTCGCGGACTTTCCACGCCGCCTCGCTCCTCCTGCCGTCCAGGGTGCGGCAACCGGCCTCCGCCCTGTACGCCTTCTGCCGTCTGGCCGACGACGCGGCCGACTTGGCCGACGACGGCGACGCCGCGCTGGAACGGATGCGCCGGCGGCTGGACCGGGCCTATGCGGGCCGGCCGCTGGATCATGCGGTGGACAGGGCCTTCGCCGATGTGGTCGACCGTTTCGCGATACCCCGCACCCTGCCGGAAGCGCTGTTCGAAGGGTTCGAATGGGATCTCGCCGGCCGGCGTTACGCAAGGCTCGGGGAACTCAACGCCTACGCCGCCCGCGTCGCCGGGACCGTCGGCGCCATGATGGCCGTGCTGATGGGCGTGCGCGACGGCGACGTGGTGGCCCGCGCCTGCGACCTGGGCATGGCGATGCAGCTTTCCAACATCGCCCGAGACGTCGGCGAGGACGCGCGGGCCGGCCGCCTCTACCTGCCGATGGAGTGGCTTGGGGAAGCCGGGATCGACCCCGACGCCTGGCTGGCCGACCCGGTGTTCAGCCCGGCGCTGGGCGGCGTGGTCCGGCGGCTGCTGGCCGCGGCCGACGAATTCTACCGCCACGCGGACTCCGGCATCGCCCGCCTGCCGCCCGCGTGCCGCCCCGGCATCCAGGCCGCCCGCCACCTCTATGCGGAGATCGGGCGCGAGGTGGAGCGGGCCGACGGGGACTCGGTGTCCCGCCGGGCCGTCGTCCCGGCGCGGCGCAAGGCCCTGCTGCTGGCCAGGGCGTCGGCCGCCGCCCTGTCCGGCGCCGCCCAGGCGGCGGTCCCCCGGAGCGCCGAGGCGTCCCGCTTCCTTGTCGAGGCCGTGGCCGCCACCACGGGGCGCGACGGGAGCCAAGATGGGGTCCGGGACGATCCTGTCGTGTGGCTGCTCCTCCTGTTCGAGCGGCTGGAGCGCGGCCAGCGCGTGGCGCTGAAGCGCCAGGGCTGATCCCGCGGTGTCGACGGGGTGGTTCGCCCTGGCGGAGATGCTGCTGGTCTTCGGCGGGGTCCTCGGCTGGGCGATCTATCAGATCGTCTCCGTCAGCCGGGCATCCAGGGACGATCCCAAGCGGCCCGATCAAAGTGATCCGAAACGAAAGGATAGTGACAAGTCATTATGAATCTAAGGATTCGGAACTAACCGTCGGTGCCTCCGGTTTCCAAGCAATTGCCAAGCAGACGAACCTGAGGAGACGGGAAATGGAAGATGGCAGCGATGGCGGCATGATCTGGGCGCTGGCCGGCATGACATTGGTGATTGTTCTCATAGTCGTGGTTTATCAGTTCGTTAGAACCAGACGGAAGCAGCAGAAACTCGGCGAGGACGGTCCCGGCAGCAACGTTCGCATGCCGGGCGAGGATCGCCGCCACTAAGGCCCGGGGTGCAGGCCCCGGGGTGCGCACCTCAAAATGCGCGCGGCATCCGGAAGGGCAGCAGGGCCTGCACCCACGGCGCGCGGAACCGGTCGAGCGACAGGCTCTCGTGGACCGCGGTCGCCGGCCGGGACCCGATGCTGGTTTCCAGGACCGAGCGCGCGTAGAACGGCGCGTCCACCAGCGTCTCCCGAACCCTCACCGCATGGCCCGGGTCGGCGCGCGTGGCGCGCGGGATGCGCCACCATTTCGTGACCGGCAACCGGGCCGGCGGCAGCGGATCGCCGATCTCGACCGCTCCCGCCGGGTCGATCCGCAGGGACAGCGCCAGCGGCGGCGCAGCGCGGCGGTCCACGTTGTACAGGATGGCGGCGCCGTCCCCCAGGTCCGCCCGGCACCAGTCCCACTGGCTGAAGGCGTCCTCCAGGGCCTCGTCTCCCGCGTTGGTGTCGAAATAGCCGGTGCCGTTCCAGTTCAGGCCGGGCCGGTCCAGGTCAACCTCCACCCGGGAGCGGGGGGAGATCGGCCACCAGCGGTGGCGGCCCGCGGCGTCCAGGACGAATGACCGCTCCGTCAGGGCTTGCGGGTGGATGCGGATGGTGCCGCTGACCCTGGTCGGGACGGGCATCGTGGTCTCGTCGATTCGGATCGTCAGCACGGTGCCGTCCCAGTCGAGCGAACTCGGCCCGATGGCGAGCGAACGCTGGTCGCGGTGAAGCCGGCCGCGGCCCCGCTCCGTCATGCACCAGCGGTTCGCGCCGGCTCCCGTCAGGACGACGTTGACCGAGCAATGGTTCAGCGGATCGCCCCGGCCGAGGCGGCGCGCCATGGCATAGTAAGGCGAGAACACGCTGCCGATGAAGGCGATCACCGTCAGGCCGTGCCTTCCGTCGTCGCTCAGCGCGTCGACGTACCACCAGGAATAGCCGTCGCGGGTGATCGGACGGTCGAAGCGGAGGGTCGCGAACCCAGGTCGCGCAGCACCGCCCGAGCCGCCATCCGGCCCGACAAGGCCACCATCGGCACTCCCGGACCCGGATGGATGCTGCCGCCCGCCAGGTACAGGCCGGGAATCCGGCTGCGCGCCGTCGGGCGGCTGAACGAGGCCTTCCAGCCGTGCGACGCCGGTCCGTAGAGGGCTCCCCCGGTCGCCGGGAAGAGCCGGTTCCAGTCCCGCGGCGTCGTCACCATGGTGTGCTCCGGCGACGTCCGCAGGCGCAGGCCGCAGCGTTCCAGGATGCCGAATGTGCTGTTCGCGCATTGCTCGATCTCCGTCGGGTCGAAGGGGGGGATGTCGCCGGTCGGCGGGGCGTTGACCAGGCAGAACAGGCGTTCGGGGCCGCCGGGCGGCGCGGCGCCTCCCGCGTCCCTGTCCTGGGCGCAGACATAGACGGTGGGCGCCCGGGGCAGGCGGGAGCGGCCGAAGATGTCGTCGAACTCCGCGGCGTAGTCGTCGGAGAAGAAGACGGTGTGCCGCGACAGCGGAAACCCCTCGGGTTCGGCCAGGAGGCTCCAGGTCACGGCTGACAGCGACCGGTGCGCCGGATCGGCGGGCGGGACCGCCCGTGCCGCGGCGGGCCCCAGGAAACCGCCGGCCAGCGCGCCCGAGTCGGCGTTGACGACAACCGAGTCGGCCTCGATCCGCTCGCCGCTGGCCAGCGTGACGCCTGAAGTCCGCCCGCCGGTCGTATCGATCTTCGCGACCTCCGCGCCGTACCGGAAGACCGCCCCGTGCCGTTCGGCCAGCCGCGCCAGCGCCTCCGCCAGCCGCGCCATGCCGCCCTCGACCAGCCAGACCCCGTCCTGTTCCACATGGGCCACCAGCATCAGCGTGGCGGGCGCCAGGAAGGGAGAGGAGCCGCAATATGTGGCGTAGCGCCCGAACAGCTGTCGCAGGCGCGGGTCTTGGAAATAGTCGCCCAGCGCCTTCCACAGCGTGTCGAACGGCCGGATGCGCCAGAGGTCGCCCAGGCCCCGCAGGCCCACCGATCCAACCAGGCCCTTGACGCTGGGCTCCGCGCTGCGGACGAACGAGTCCTGGAGCGTGTGCCAGGTGCGCCGGGCCTCTGCCTGGAAGCGGCGGAACCCTTCGGCCTCGCGGGCTCCCGCGAAGGCGCCGATCGCGTCGGCCGACCGCTTCGGGTCGGCGAAAAGGTCGAGCCGCGAGCCGTCGGTCCAGGCATGGCGCGCCAGGACCTCCGCCGGTCTCAGCGTGACGTGCCGGTGCAGGTCGTCACCGGCGTCGGCGAAGATCTCCTCGAAGATGCGAGGCAGTGTGAAGACGGTGGGACCCGCGTCCAGGCGGGCGCCGCCGACGGCGACTTCCCGCATCTTGCCGCCGGGATGGTCCGCCTTCTCCAGGACCGTCACGTCCATGCCCCGGCTCGCCAGCGTCAGGGCGGCGGTCAGTCCGCCGATGCCGGCGCCGACGACGACGATGCGGTTTCCGAACAATGTCTCCGGCCTCTCCTGCTTGACATGAAGAATGTCGTTGAACCTGACTAACGCTCGTGTCAACAATATATGACAGTGACGCGCGACAATCTACCATTACAACGATGCGCGACGGGAGGTTGCCCATGGATGTCGTCATGCGGATCGAACAGACCCTGGACGGGGCTTTGAGCGAGGCGGAGGCATCCGGCGCTCCGCCCAGGCTGGCGGCGGCGATGCGGCACGCCGTGTTTCCCGGCGGCGCTCGGATCAGGCCCCGGCTGTGCTTCGCGGTGGCCCGGGCCTGCGGCGCGGAGGAGTTCTCGACCGCCGCCGCCGCCGCCACGGCGATCGAGCTTCTGCATTGCGCATCGCTGGTCCACGACGATCTGCCCTGCTTCGACGACGCGCCGGTCCGGCGCGGCAAGCCTTCCGTCCACCGGGCCTTCGGCGAACCCCTGGCGGTGCTCGCCGGTGACGCGCTGATCGTGCTGGCGTTCGAGACGCTGGCGCGCCACGGCGCGGCCTGTTCCGACCGGCTGGGCCCCGACCGGCTGGCAACCCTTCTGCTCTGCATCGGCCGCTCGGTCGGAATGCCGTTCGGCATCGTGGCGGGGCAGGCGTGGGAGAGCGAGCCGCGGGTCGATCTCGCCCGCTACCACAGGGCCAAGACCGGCGCGCTGTTCGCCGCCGCGACGGTCGGCGGCGCCGCGGCGGCCGGCGTCGAGTCGGTACCCTGGCGCTCCCTGGGCGAGAAGATCGGCGAGGCGTTCCAGGTCGCGGACGACATCCGCGACGTCGCCGGCGACCCCGACGAGCTGGGCAAGCCGGTCGGGCGGGACGCCGCCCTCGGGCGGATGAGCGCCGCGCGCGAACTCGGCATCGACGGTGCCCTCGACCGCCTCGACCTGCTGATCGAGGAGGCCGCCGAGTCGATCCCGCGCTGCCCGGGCGCCGCCGAGCTTCGGGCGCTGATCCGCCTGGAAGCCGAGCGCTTCCTGCCCAAGGAACTGGTGAGGGTTGCAGCATGAGCCAAAGCGATATGCATCACGCCGGCCACGCCCGCCGGCTTTCCCAGGTCTGCACGCCGCGAGTCGGCCTGGCCCAGGTCGGCTGGGGGTTGCCCCGGCTGGACCTCTGGGTGGACCGCGTCTGGTCGGCGCGCGACAGGCTGATGGCGAGCCCGCGCTTCCGCCACTGGGCCGCGGCCTTTCCGCTGACCCGGCCGATCGCCCGGCGCCGCAGCCGCGACCTGTTCGACCTGTGCGCCGGCTTCGTCTATTCCCAGGTGCTGCTGGCCTGCGTCCGGCTCCGCCTGTTCGAGATATTGGCGGAGCGGTCGATGACCGCACATGAACTGGCGCGCCGCCTGGGCATGGCGGACGAGCCGGCCGAGCGGCTGCTGCGCGCCGCTGTCTCGCTCCGGCTGCTGGCCCGGCGCGGCGACGATCGCTTCGGCCTCGGCCCGCTGGGCTCGGCCCTGGTCGGCAATCCCGGCCTGACCGCCATGATCGAGCATCATGCGATGCTCTACGACGACCTGCGGGACCCGGTGGCGCTGCTGCGCGGCGAGGGTCGCCGGACCGGATTGTCGGACTACTGGCCCTATGCCGGGGCCGAACGCCCGGCCGACCTGACCGGCTCCCAGGTGGCGGCCTACAGCACCCTGATGGCGGCCTCTCAGCCGCTGATCGCGGAGGAGGTGCTGGCGGCATATCCCCTGGACCGCCATCGCTGCCTGATGGATGTCGGCGGCGGCGACGGCGCCTTCCTGAGCGCCGCGGCTTCCCGCTTCCCCAAGCTGCGGGCTGTCCTGTTCGACCTTCCGGCCGTGACCCAGCGGGCCATGGAGAGGTTCCGGGCCGACGGCCTCGACCTGCGCGCATCGGCGGTGGGCGGCGACTTCCTGTCCGATCCCCTGCCTTCGGGCGCCGACATCGTCTCGCTGGTCCGCGTGCTCCACGACCACGACGACGAAGAGGCGCTGACGATCCTGCGGGCGGCGCGCCAGGCGCTCGGACCCGACGGGACCCTGATGATCGCGGAACCCATGGCGGAGGCCACCGGGGCCGAGCCGGTCGGCGACGCCTATTTCGGCTTTTACCTGCTCGCCATGGGCCGGGGCCATGCCCGGACCGCTCGCGAGATCACGGACCTGCTGCGCCGCGCCGGTTTCGGCGGCGTCCGGCGGCACGCGACGGCGATGCCGCTGCTGGCCGGCGTCATTACTGCCCGTCCGGCAGATTGACGTAAGTTTTTGTTGACGTTCTATACTGTCAATATAGACTGACAAGTAACCAAGGGCACCCAGAGTGCCGAAACAACACCCTTACCGGGGGCCGGGATGGAAACGCTCGCAGTCGTGATCGAGGAGCCGGAACGGCTCGCTCTTCGGAGGCTCGACCTCACGCCGCCGGAAGCCGGCGACGTCGCCGTGGATGTCCTGTGGAGCGGCATCAGCACGGGAACGGAACGCCTGCTCTGGCTGGGCCGCATGCCGGCATTTCCCGGCCTGGGATACCCGCTGGTCCCCGGATACGAAACCGTGGGCCGCGTCATCCAGGCGGGTGCCGCCTCCGGCCGGCGCGAGGGCGAGCTGGTGTTCGTGCCGGGCGCCCGTTGCTTCGGCCCCGTCCGGGGACTGTTCGGCGGCGCCGCGGCGCGGCTGGTCGTCGCCGGCGACAGGGCCCTGCCGGTGGACGAGGCCCTCGGCGAACAGGCCGTCCTGCTGGCGCTGGCAGCCACCGCGCACCACGCCATCGACGGCGGCCGCAGGCCCGACCTGATCGTCGGCCACGGCGTCCTCGGCCGGCTGATCGCCCGCCTCGCCCTGCTGGACGGCGGCGAGCCGCCCACGGTGTGGGAGCGCAACCCGATCCGCTGCGCCGGGGCCGACGGCTACCGGGTGATCCATCCGGAACAGGACGCGCGGCACGATTACCGCGCCGTCTACGACGTCAGCGGCGACGGAGCATTGCTCGACTCCCTGATCGGGCGGCTGGCCCGCGGCGGCGAGGTCACCCTGGCCGGCTTCTACGCCGCCCCGCTGTCCTTCGCCTTCCCGCCCGCGTTCATGCGCGAGGCCCGCATCCGGATAGCCGCCGAATGGACCCCGCCGGACCTGCCGGCGGTCAGGGACCTGATCGAAACCGGCCGGCTGTCCCTCGACGGCCTGATCACCCACCGCCTCGACGCGGGCCGCGCAGACGAGGCCTACCGGACGGCCTTCGGCGATCCCGCCTGCCTGAAGATGATCCTGGATTGGAGAAGCCGTTCATGACCGAGACCACCCTGATGGAACGCCTGCGGGCCGAGGCCTCGATCGAGCCGGACCCGGTTCCGACGGCGCCGCCCACCAAGGAGACGCAGATCATCGCGATCTACGGCAAGGGCGGTATCGGCAAGAGCTTCACGCTGGCGAACCTGTCCTACATGTTCGCCCAGCAGGGCAAGAAGATCCTGCTGATCGGCTGCGACCCCAAGAGCGACACGACCTCCCTGCTGTTCGGCGGCCGGGCCTGCCCGACCATCCTGGAAACCTCGACCCGCAAGAAGCTGAGCGGCGAGCCGGTCCAGGTCGGCGACGTCTGCTTCAAGCGCGACGGCGTCTACGCGATGGAACTCGGCGGGCCGGAAGTCGGGCGCGGCTGCGGCGGCCGGGGCATCATCCACGGCTTCGAGCTGCTGGAGAAGCTGGGCTTCCACGACTGGGGCTTCGACTACGTCCTGCTGGACTTCCTGGGCGACGTGGTGTGCGGCGGCTTCGGCCTGCCGATCGCCCGCGACATGTGCCAGAAGGTGATCGTCGTCGGCTCCAACGACCTGCAATCGCTGTACGTCGCCAACAATGTCTGCTCGGCGGTCGAGTATTTCCGCAAGATGGGCGGCAATGTCGGCGTCGCCGGCATGGTCATCAACAAGGACGACGGCACCGGCGAGGCCCGGGCCTTCGCCGAGGCGGTCGGCATCCAGGTCCTGGCGTCGATCCCCGCCGACGACGACATCCGGCGCAAGAGCGCCAACTACCAGATCGTCGGCCGGCCGGGCGACCGCTGGGGACCGCTGTTCGAGGAGCTGGCCCGCAACGTCGCCTGGGCGCCGCCCGAATGGCCCAAGCCCTTGACCCAGGACGGACTTCTGGGATTGTTCAAGGGCGACGTGGTCGGCCGCGGCGTCGTGCTGGAGCCGGCGACCCTGGAAGACATGTGCGGCGTCGCGGCGGTCATCAAGCCGTCGCTCGAAGTCATCTACGACAATGTCTAGGAGCGCCGCACCATGACCGCCGCTCCGATCGAGGCGGGCTGCCACGGCGGCAAGGCGGAACTCCGCCGTGCCGCCGCCGCCGCCGGGATGAACGAGACCATCGAGCGCTATGCCGCCGATTATCCCCTGGGGCCGCATGACCAGCCGCAGAGCATGTGCCCGGCCTTCGGCTCGCTCCGCGTGGGATTGCGGATGCGCAGGACGGCCACCGTGCTGTCCGGTTCCGCCTGCTGCGTCTACGGCCTGACCTTCACCTCCCACTTCTACGGCGCCCGCAGGACGGTCGGCTACGTGCCGTTCAACTCCGAGACGCTGGTCACCGGCAAGCTGTTCGAGGACATCCGCGAGGCCGTTTTCAAGCTGGCCGACCCCGATCTCTACGACGCCGTCGTGATCATCAACCTGTGCGTCCCGACCGCGTCGGGCGTGCCGCTGCGGCTGCTGCCGAAGGAAATCGACGGCGTCAGGATCATCGGCATCGACGTTCCGGGCTTCGGCGTCCCGACCCATGCCGAGGCCAAGGATGTGCTGGCCGGCGCCATGCTGGCCTACGCCCGCCGCGAAGCGGAGCAGGGGCCCGTCCAGGCGCCGCGCAGCGGCAGGACGGAACGGCCGGCGCTTGCCCTGCTCGGCGAGATGTTCCCGGCCGATCCGGTCGGCATCGGCATGATGCTGGAGCCGATGGGCCTCGCCGCCGGTCCCGTCGTGCCGACGCGGGAGTGGCGCGAGCTGTACGCCGCCCTGGACTGCCCGGCGGCGGCGGCGATCCACCCGTTCTACACCGCGTCGATCCGCGAGTTCGAGGCCGCGGGCCGCACGGTCCTGGGCTCCGCCCCGGTGGGATACGAGGGCACCGCCGCCTGGCTGGAAGCGGTCGGATCGGCCTTCGCCGTGCCCCGCGCCATGCTGGACGCCGCCAAGGACAAGGTGCTTCCGCCGATCCGAGGCGCCTTCGAACGCACGCCCGTCAAGGGCCGCATCACGCTGTCCGGCTACGAGGGCTCCGAGCTTCTGGTCGCCCGCCTGCTGGTCGAGAGCGGCGCCGACGTCCGCTATGTCGGGACCGCCTGTCCGCGCACCCCCTGGTCGGCGGCCGACCGCGACTGGCTGGAAGCCAAGGGCGTGATGGTCCAGTACCGCGCCTCGCTGGAGCACGACCTCGCCGCCCTCAAGGAATTCCGGCCCGACCTGGCGATCGGCACCACGCCGGTGGTCCAGCGCGCCAAGGAGATGGCGATCCCGGCGCTCTACTTCACCAACCTGATCTCGGCCCGCCCGCTGATGGGCGTCGCGGGCGCCGGCGCCCTGGCCCAGGTGACCAACGCCGCCCTCGCCAACACCGCGCGCTTCGACGAGATGCGGGCATTCTTCGGGGAGCCGGCCGCATGCTGATCCTGGACCACGACCGGGCCGGCGGCTACTGGGGCGCCGTCTACGCCTTCACCGCGATCAAGGGATTGCAGGTGATCATCGACGGCCCCGTCGGCTGCGAGAACCTGCCGGTCACGGCGGTTCTGCATTACACCGACGCCCTGCCGCCCCACGAGCTGCCGATCGTCGTGACCGGTCTCGCGGAGGAGGAACTGGGCCGCCACGGCACCGAGGGCGCCATGAAGCGGGCCCACGGCACGCTGGACCCCAAGCGCCCCAGCGTCGTCGTCACCGGCTCGATCGCCGAGATGATCGGCGGCGGAGTGACGCCCGAGGGCACCGGCATCCAGCGCTTCCTGCCCCGCACCATCGACGAGGACCAGTGGCAGAGCGCCGACCGCGCGCTCAACTGGCTGTGGACCGAGTTCGGCCCGAAGCGCGGCGCCGTGCCCAAGCCGAAGCCGCGCAAGCCGGGCGAGAAGCCCCGGGTCAACATCATCGGCCCGATCTACGGCACCTTCAACATGTGGTCCGACCTGGCCGAGGTCCGCCGCCTGGTCGAGGGCATCGGGGCCGAGATCAACCTGACCTTCCCGCTCGGCAGCCACCTGGACGACGTGCCCAAGCTGGCCCGGGCCGACGCCAATGTCTGCCTGTACCGCGAGTTCGGCCGCCTGCTGTGCGAGACGCTGGACCGGCCCTACCTTCAGGCGCCGATCGGCCTGCACTCGACCACCCGGTTCCTGCGCAAGCTCGGCGAGATCCTGGAGATCGATCCCGAACCCTTCATCGAGCGGGAGAAGCAGACCACGATCAAGCCGGTCTGGGACCTCTGGCGCTCGGTCACCCAGGACTTCTTCGGCACGGCCAGCTTCGCCATCGTCGCCAACGAGACCTATGCCCGCGGCGTCCGCCATTTCCTGGAGGAGGAGATGGGCCTGCCGTGCACCTTCGCGGTGTCCCGGTGCGCCGGGGCCAAGACCGACAACGAGTCCGTCCGCGACATGATCAGGACGCGCACGCCGCTGATCCTGTTCGGCAGCTACAACGAGCGCATGTATCTCAGCGAGATCGGGGGCAGGGCGGTCTACATCCCCGCCTCGTTCCCGGGCGCCGTGATCCGCCGCCACACCGGCACGCCCTTCATGGGCTACGCCGGCGCCACCTGGCTGGTGCAGGAGGTGTGCAACGCGCTGTTCGACGCACTCTTCCACATCCTGCCGCTGGCGACCGAGATGGACCGGGTGGAGCCGACGCCGTCCAGGCTGGAAGCGGAGCTTCCCTGGGACGACGATGCCAAGGCCGACCTGGACCGCCTGGTCGAGGCGCAGCCCGTGCTGATCCGCATCTCCGCCGCCAAGCGCCTGCGCGACGCCGCCGAACGCCATGCCCGCCGGCGCGCCGAGGACCGCGTCACGGCGGGCCGCGTCGCCGAGGCTGCCCTGGACGAGCAGATGGTCCAGCCGATTTCTCCCTCCGCCCGGAGGGAACCCGAATTCGCCGACGCGCAAGGCGCCCGGCGACCGCCGCGCGGTCCTCGCGCAGAACTGGCCGAACGGCTTTCATCAGGAGGTAGATAAATGTCCGACACCACGATGGGTGATCGACGCACGCCGAGCGAGAGGGGGACCCCCGACGTGTCGCTTTCCGGGTTGAGCGACCCGGAGGCGAGGGAGTTCCACAAGATCTTCATGCAGAGCTTCGCCATCTTCGTCGGCGTGGCCGTGCTGGCCCACATCCTCGTCTGGCTGTGGCGTCCCTGGCTGCCCGGAGAGCAGGGCTATTCGTCCCTGATCGACGGGACCTTGCGCGACGGCGTCACCGTCGCGTTCGAATCCTTCAAGACCTTCGTCGCATAGGAGACCGACATGTGGCGCGTATGGTTGCTTTTCGATCCGCGCAGGACGCTGATCGCCCTGTTCACGTTCCTGTTCGCCCTGGCCCTGCTGATCCACTTCATCCTGCTCAGCACTGACCGGTTCAACTGGCTGGACGGCCCCGGCGCCGCCCGCGCCGGCGCCGTGGGCCAGCAGATGGCTCCCCTCCCACGTTCCAATTGACGCCCTCGGCCGTCGACTGGAGCGGCGGGTGGGACCGGGCTGCCGCCCGGCCCCACCCGCCGCGGGTGGGGCTCGCGTTTCCTGACTGGAACGCCTGATTGGGGATCCGACCATGTCCATGCTGAATTTCGAGAAAAAGTACCGCGTCCGCGGCGGGACGCTGATCGGAGGCGATCTTTTCGACTTCTGGGTCGGGCCGTTCTATGTCGGCTTCTTCGGTGTCACGACGATCTTCTTTTCGATCCTCGGCACGGGCCTGATCCTGTACGGAGCGGCCATCGGGCCGACCTGGAACGTCTGGCAGATCAACATAGCGCCGCCGGACCTGAAATACGGGCTGGGAGCGGCACCGCTGCGCGAAGGCGGGTTATGGCAGATCATCACGGTCTGCGCCATCGGCGCCTTCGTCTCGTGGGCGCTGCGCCAGGCCGAGATCGCGCGCAAGCTGGGCATGGGCCTCCATGTGCC contains:
- a CDS encoding phytoene/squalene synthase family protein, whose protein sequence is MNASRTFHAASLLLPSRVRQPASALYAFCRLADDAADLADDGDAALERMRRRLDRAYAGRPLDHAVDRAFADVVDRFAIPRTLPEALFEGFEWDLAGRRYARLGELNAYAARVAGTVGAMMAVLMGVRDGDVVARACDLGMAMQLSNIARDVGEDARAGRLYLPMEWLGEAGIDPDAWLADPVFSPALGGVVRRLLAAADEFYRHADSGIARLPPACRPGIQAARHLYAEIGREVERADGDSVSRRAVVPARRKALLLARASAAALSGAAQAAVPRSAEASRFLVEAVAATTGRDGSQDGVRDDPVVWLLLLFERLERGQRVALKRQG
- a CDS encoding carotenoid 1,2-hydratase yields the protein MIAFIGSVFSPYYAMARRLGRGDPLNHCSVNVVLTGAGANRWCMTERGRGRLHRDQRSLAIGPSSLDWDGTVLTIRIDETTMPVPTRVSGTIRIHPQALTERSFVLDAAGRHRWWPISPRSRVEVDLDRPGLNWNGTGYFDTNAGDEALEDAFSQWDWCRADLGDGAAILYNVDRRAAPPLALSLRIDPAGAVEIGDPLPPARLPVTKWWRIPRATRADPGHAVRVRETLVDAPFYARSVLETSIGSRPATAVHESLSLDRFRAPWVQALLPFRMPRAF
- the crtD gene encoding 1-hydroxycarotenoid 3,4-desaturase CrtD; the encoded protein is MFGNRIVVVGAGIGGLTAALTLASRGMDVTVLEKADHPGGKMREVAVGGARLDAGPTVFTLPRIFEEIFADAGDDLHRHVTLRPAEVLARHAWTDGSRLDLFADPKRSADAIGAFAGAREAEGFRRFQAEARRTWHTLQDSFVRSAEPSVKGLVGSVGLRGLGDLWRIRPFDTLWKALGDYFQDPRLRQLFGRYATYCGSSPFLAPATLMLVAHVEQDGVWLVEGGMARLAEALARLAERHGAVFRYGAEVAKIDTTGGRTSGVTLASGERIEADSVVVNADSGALAGGFLGPAAARAVPPADPAHRSLSAVTWSLLAEPEGFPLSRHTVFFSDDYAAEFDDIFGRSRLPRAPTVYVCAQDRDAGGAAPPGGPERLFCLVNAPPTGDIPPFDPTEIEQCANSTFGILERCGLRLRTSPEHTMVTTPRDWNRLFPATGGALYGPASHGWKASFSRPTARSRIPGLYLAGGSIHPGPGVPMVALSGRMAARAVLRDLGSRPSASTVRSPATAIPGGTSTR
- a CDS encoding polyprenyl synthetase family protein, coding for MDVVMRIEQTLDGALSEAEASGAPPRLAAAMRHAVFPGGARIRPRLCFAVARACGAEEFSTAAAAATAIELLHCASLVHDDLPCFDDAPVRRGKPSVHRAFGEPLAVLAGDALIVLAFETLARHGAACSDRLGPDRLATLLLCIGRSVGMPFGIVAGQAWESEPRVDLARYHRAKTGALFAAATVGGAAAAGVESVPWRSLGEKIGEAFQVADDIRDVAGDPDELGKPVGRDAALGRMSAARELGIDGALDRLDLLIEEAAESIPRCPGAAELRALIRLEAERFLPKELVRVAA
- a CDS encoding acetylserotonin O-methyltransferase; the protein is MSQSDMHHAGHARRLSQVCTPRVGLAQVGWGLPRLDLWVDRVWSARDRLMASPRFRHWAAAFPLTRPIARRRSRDLFDLCAGFVYSQVLLACVRLRLFEILAERSMTAHELARRLGMADEPAERLLRAAVSLRLLARRGDDRFGLGPLGSALVGNPGLTAMIEHHAMLYDDLRDPVALLRGEGRRTGLSDYWPYAGAERPADLTGSQVAAYSTLMAASQPLIAEEVLAAYPLDRHRCLMDVGGGDGAFLSAAASRFPKLRAVLFDLPAVTQRAMERFRADGLDLRASAVGGDFLSDPLPSGADIVSLVRVLHDHDDEEALTILRAARQALGPDGTLMIAEPMAEATGAEPVGDAYFGFYLLAMGRGHARTAREITDLLRRAGFGGVRRHATAMPLLAGVITARPAD
- the bchC gene encoding chlorophyll synthesis pathway protein BchC, giving the protein METLAVVIEEPERLALRRLDLTPPEAGDVAVDVLWSGISTGTERLLWLGRMPAFPGLGYPLVPGYETVGRVIQAGAASGRREGELVFVPGARCFGPVRGLFGGAAARLVVAGDRALPVDEALGEQAVLLALAATAHHAIDGGRRPDLIVGHGVLGRLIARLALLDGGEPPTVWERNPIRCAGADGYRVIHPEQDARHDYRAVYDVSGDGALLDSLIGRLARGGEVTLAGFYAAPLSFAFPPAFMREARIRIAAEWTPPDLPAVRDLIETGRLSLDGLITHRLDAGRADEAYRTAFGDPACLKMILDWRSRS
- a CDS encoding chlorophyllide a reductase iron protein subunit X — protein: MTETTLMERLRAEASIEPDPVPTAPPTKETQIIAIYGKGGIGKSFTLANLSYMFAQQGKKILLIGCDPKSDTTSLLFGGRACPTILETSTRKKLSGEPVQVGDVCFKRDGVYAMELGGPEVGRGCGGRGIIHGFELLEKLGFHDWGFDYVLLDFLGDVVCGGFGLPIARDMCQKVIVVGSNDLQSLYVANNVCSAVEYFRKMGGNVGVAGMVINKDDGTGEARAFAEAVGIQVLASIPADDDIRRKSANYQIVGRPGDRWGPLFEELARNVAWAPPEWPKPLTQDGLLGLFKGDVVGRGVVLEPATLEDMCGVAAVIKPSLEVIYDNV